In Sphaeramia orbicularis chromosome 12, fSphaOr1.1, whole genome shotgun sequence, the following proteins share a genomic window:
- the cel.2 gene encoding bile salt-activated lipase — protein sequence MAMLGILVAVAVFLEAVSAASLGVVYTEGGMVEGENIRLGFRRHMDVFRGIPFADIPGRFEKPKRHPGWDGVLKATEYRPRCLQVTLTMTDTRGSEDCLYLNVWVPHGRDVSTGLPVMVWIYGGGFLAGGSMGANFLDNYLYSGQEIADRGNVIVVTLGYRVGTLGFLSTGDSEMPGNFGLWDQHFAIAWVHRNIRSFGGDPDNITIFGESAGGASVSFQTLTPHNKGLFKRAISQSGVALCPWGINKNPRKFAEEIALKVNCPTDHNMAACLKMTDPALLTLAGKLSLTSSPDHPLVTNLLLSPVIDGDFVPDEPSKLFHNAAEIDYIAGANDMDGHVFTGLDVPSINSPLMDTAIDDVKRLLGSYTKEKGKAGMEEGYSVYTSTWGANPKQEVIKKTIVEIGTDYIFMVPTQAALYLHAANATTGRTYSYLFSEPNRMGGIGRPYPSWMGADHADDLQYVFGKPFTTPLGYWPRHRDLARYMIAYWTNFAKTGDPNKGDLSVPATWPRFTSTGHQYLEIHHDMNKNYVKQKLRLRYVHFWASIFPSLPAIVSE from the exons ATGGCGATGCTGGGGATTTTGGTAGCTGTGGCTGTGTTTCTGGAGGCGGTTTCTGCAGCCTCT CTGGGTGTGGTGTACACAGAAGGAGGCATGGTGGAGGGGGAGAACATCCGCCTGGGTTTCCGTCGTCACATGGACGTCTTCAGGGGGATTCCTTTCGCTGATATTCCCGGACGGTTCGAGAAACCAAAGCGTCACCCAGGCTGGGATG GAGTCCTGAAGGCCACTGAGTACAGGCCTAGATGCCTCCAGGTGACCCTTACGATGACTGATACCAGAGGCAGTGAGGACTGTCTTTACCTGAATGTCTGGGTTCCTCACGGCCGCGATG TGTCCACTGGTCTGCCCGTCATGGTCTGGATCTATGGTGGAGGCTTCTTGGCCGGGGGCTCGATGGGGGCCAACTTCCTGGACAACTATCTGTACAGCGGGCAGGAGATCGCAGACAGAGGAAATGTTATTGTGGTGACTCTGGGATACCGAGTGGGAACTCTGGGATTCCTGAGCACTGGAGACTCTGAAATGCCTG GAAATTTTGGTCTTTGGGATCAGCATTTCGCCATCGCCTGGGTGCACAGAAACATCCGCTCATTCGGAGGAGACCCTGATAACATCACCATCTTTGGAGAGTCTGCAGGTGGCGCTAGTGTCAGCTTCCAG ACTCTCACTCCCCACAACAAAGGCCTGTTCAAGAGAGCCATCTCCCAGAGCGGTGTCGCCCTCTGCCCCTGGGGCATCAACAAAAACCCTCGCAAATTCGCTGAGGAG ATTGCTCTGAAGGTGAACTGCCCCACTGACCACAACATGGCCGCCTGTTTGAAGATGACCGACCCGGCGCTCCTCACATTGGCTGGAAAACTCAGTTTGACCAGTTCTCCCGATC ATCCCCTCGTCACCAACCTGCTGCTCTCTCCTGTGATCGACGGCGACTTCGTGCCAGATGAACCTTCCAAATTATTCCACAATGCGGCTGAAATCGACTACATTGCTGGAGCCAACGACATGGATGGACATGTCTTCACTGGTTTGGACGTTCCCTCCATCAACTCCCCTCTGATGGACACTGCTAT TGATGATGTGAAGAGGCTTTTGGGTTCTTACACAAAAGAGAAAGGCAAGGCCGGAATGGAGGAAGGCTACTCCGTCTATACTTCAACCTGGGGTGCAAATCCCAAACAGGAAGTCATTAAGAAAACCATTGTGGAGATCGGAACAGACTACATCTTCATGGTTCCTACACAGGCTGCACTTTATCTTCATGCTGCCAATGCCAC AACTGGTCGTACATACTCCTACCTCTTCTCTGAACCCAACCGTATGGGTGGTATCGGCAGGCCGTATCCCAGCTGGATGGGTGCCGATCACGCCGACGACCTGCAGTATGTGTTTGGAAAGCCTTTCACCACGCCGCTGGGATACTGGCCTCGCCACCGTGACCTGGCCAGATACATGATTGCCTACTGGACCAACTTTGCCAAAACTGG AGACCCCAACAAAGGAGACCTGAGTGTCCCTGCTACCTGGCCCAGATTCACCAGCACAGGACACCAGTACCTGGAGATCCACCATGACATGAACAAAAACTACGTCAAACAGAAATTGAGGCTTCGTTATGTTCATTTCTGGGCCAGCATCTTCCCCAGCCTTCCTGCAATTgtctcagaataa